A DNA window from Streptomyces sp. CA-278952 contains the following coding sequences:
- the rpmB gene encoding 50S ribosomal protein L28, translating into MAANCDVCGKGPSFGNSISHSHRRTSRRWNPNIQRVRAVVGRTPKRLNVCTSCIKAGKVAR; encoded by the coding sequence GTGGCTGCCAACTGCGACGTTTGCGGCAAGGGGCCGAGCTTCGGCAACAGCATTTCGCACTCGCACCGCCGTACGTCCCGTCGCTGGAATCCCAACATCCAGCGCGTGCGTGCCGTGGTCGGTCGGACGCCGAAGCGGCTCAACGTCTGCACCTCGTGCATCAAGGCCGGCAAGGTCGCGCGCTGA
- a CDS encoding DAK2 domain-containing protein yields MPQLPDDLNAVAVRTWCSLALEALGRERAEIDAINVYPIADGDTGTNLYLTVESAHAAVEAVFAAHETRATAPATADVVRAMAHGALIGARGNSGTILAQLLRGMAGVLADGGDAAHLRLALTRAADAARRAVAHPVEGTVLTVAAAAAEAAGGEEPDLRAVVHAAYAGALAALAKTPEQLAVLGRAGVVDAGGRGLVAVLGALVETVTGQAPARGPRTGPGRTPAPVDGGSVVGLPVGGTPVEGGALPGEGALDCPEDGGAGPAFEVIYLLEARDEQVARLRTRLDALGDSLVVVGGDGLWHVHVHVDDAGAAVEAGVEAGRPYRIRITHFATESGHDLRVQAEPTQRAVVVVVPGDGLAGLCTEAGATTVIARPGEPPASGELVDAIRRAHAREVVLLPNDAALRHTAAAAAEQARTEGVRVALVPTRAAVQGIAALAVHEPDRGFDEDVVAMTAAAGATRYAELAVAERQSWTMAGICQAGDILGLIDGDVAVIGADVPATARTVLDRMLAAGGELVTLVLGEDVPDALADALEEHVRDGYLAVDTVVYRGGHQRAPLLIGVE; encoded by the coding sequence GTGCCGCAGCTCCCCGACGATCTGAACGCCGTCGCGGTGCGCACGTGGTGCTCACTGGCCCTGGAGGCCCTGGGCCGGGAGCGCGCGGAGATCGACGCGATCAACGTCTATCCCATCGCCGACGGGGACACCGGCACCAACCTCTATCTGACCGTCGAGTCCGCCCACGCGGCCGTCGAAGCGGTGTTCGCCGCGCACGAGACCCGAGCCACCGCGCCCGCCACCGCCGACGTCGTACGCGCCATGGCGCACGGCGCCCTGATCGGCGCCCGAGGGAACTCCGGCACCATCCTGGCCCAGCTGCTGCGCGGCATGGCCGGGGTGCTGGCCGACGGGGGCGACGCGGCTCACCTGCGCCTCGCCCTCACCCGGGCCGCCGACGCCGCCCGCCGGGCCGTCGCCCACCCCGTCGAGGGCACCGTGCTCACCGTCGCCGCCGCTGCCGCCGAGGCCGCCGGGGGCGAGGAACCTGACCTGCGCGCCGTCGTGCACGCCGCGTACGCCGGAGCACTCGCGGCCCTCGCGAAGACACCCGAGCAACTCGCCGTCCTCGGCCGGGCGGGCGTGGTCGATGCCGGGGGCCGGGGACTGGTCGCGGTACTGGGCGCGCTGGTGGAGACCGTGACCGGGCAGGCTCCGGCACGGGGGCCCCGTACCGGGCCCGGGAGGACGCCCGCGCCCGTGGACGGCGGCTCCGTGGTGGGCCTGCCGGTGGGGGGCACCCCGGTGGAGGGAGGCGCTCTGCCGGGGGAGGGGGCGCTCGACTGTCCCGAGGACGGGGGCGCCGGGCCCGCGTTCGAGGTGATCTACCTCCTGGAGGCCCGGGACGAGCAGGTGGCCCGGCTGCGCACCCGGCTGGACGCGCTGGGCGACTCCCTGGTCGTGGTGGGCGGCGACGGGCTCTGGCACGTCCACGTCCACGTCGACGACGCCGGGGCGGCCGTGGAGGCGGGCGTCGAGGCCGGGCGGCCGTACCGCATCCGGATCACCCACTTCGCCACCGAGAGCGGCCACGACCTCCGCGTCCAGGCCGAACCCACCCAGCGCGCCGTCGTCGTCGTGGTTCCCGGCGACGGACTGGCCGGGCTCTGCACCGAGGCCGGCGCCACCACCGTGATCGCCCGCCCCGGCGAACCGCCCGCCAGCGGCGAACTGGTCGACGCCATCCGGCGCGCCCACGCCCGTGAGGTGGTGCTGCTGCCCAACGACGCGGCCCTGCGCCACACCGCCGCCGCGGCCGCCGAACAGGCCAGGACCGAGGGGGTCCGGGTCGCCCTCGTCCCCACCCGGGCCGCCGTCCAGGGCATCGCCGCCCTCGCCGTCCACGAGCCCGACCGGGGCTTCGACGAGGACGTGGTCGCCATGACCGCGGCCGCCGGCGCCACCCGGTACGCCGAACTGGCCGTCGCGGAGCGCCAGTCGTGGACCATGGCCGGGATCTGCCAGGCCGGGGACATCCTCGGCCTGATCGACGGCGACGTGGCCGTGATCGGCGCCGACGTCCCGGCCACCGCCCGCACCGTCCTCGACCGGATGCTGGCGGCGGGCGGCGAGCTGGTCACCCTCGTCCTCGGCGAGGACGTCCCCGACGCGCTGGCCGACGCGCTGGAGGAGCACGTGCGCGACGGCTACCTCGCCGTGGACACCGTGGTCTACCGGGGCGGGCACCAGCGCGCCCCCCTGCTCATCGGCGTCGAGTAG
- the recG gene encoding ATP-dependent DNA helicase RecG codes for MDRVSSFDEPLKKLLGGATAKVMAEHLDLHTVGDLLHHYPRRYEERGKLTALADLPLDEHVTVLAQVADARILMFNNGRGKRLEVTLTDGSGRLQLVFFGHGVHKPHKELLPGRQAMFAGKVSVFNRKMQLAHPTYQLLDASDADEATEAVDAFAGRLLPIYPACKQLDSWRIAKAVDAVLPSARDAVDPLPASLREGRGFTSLPEALLKAHRPQTKADVEDARARLKWDEAFVLQVALARRRYADTQLPAAARRPVVDGLLDAFDAKLPFTLTEGQQKVSKEIFDDLATEHPMHRLLQGEVGSGKTLVALRAMLTVVDAGGQAAMLAPTEVLAQQHHRSITEMMGELAGNWGLWREAPLDEGRRSGDGRALGGSDRGTKVVLLTGSMGMAARRQALLDLVTGEAGIVIGTHALIEDKVQFHDLGLVVVDEQHRFGVEQRDALRSKGKQPPHLLVMTATPIPRTVAMTVFGDLETSVLDQLPAGRSPIASHVVPAKDKPHFLSRAWERVREEVEKGHQAYVVCPRIGDDAEEAEGKEGKKAKAKKQAADEAPEKRPPLAVLEIADELRKGALAGLGVEVLHGRMHPDEKDDVMRRFAAGDVDVLVATTVIEVGVNVPNATAMVIMDADRFGVSQLHQLRGRVGRGSAPGLCLLVSEAHEASPARARLSAVAATLDGFELSRIDLEQRREGDVLGQAQSGVRSSLRMLTVIDDEEVIVAAREEAVAVVAADPELEHLPELRTVLAALLDKDREEYLDKG; via the coding sequence ATGGATCGCGTGTCCTCGTTCGATGAACCCCTCAAGAAGCTGCTCGGCGGAGCCACCGCGAAGGTGATGGCCGAACACCTCGACCTGCACACGGTCGGTGATCTGCTGCACCACTACCCGCGGCGGTACGAGGAGCGCGGCAAGCTGACCGCGCTGGCCGACCTCCCGCTGGACGAGCACGTCACGGTGCTCGCCCAGGTCGCCGACGCCCGGATCCTGATGTTCAACAACGGCCGGGGCAAACGCCTGGAGGTCACCCTGACCGACGGCAGCGGCCGCCTCCAGCTGGTCTTCTTCGGCCACGGAGTCCACAAGCCGCACAAGGAGCTGCTCCCGGGCCGCCAGGCGATGTTCGCGGGCAAGGTCTCCGTCTTCAACCGCAAGATGCAGCTCGCCCACCCCACGTACCAACTGCTCGACGCCTCCGACGCCGACGAGGCGACCGAGGCCGTGGACGCCTTCGCCGGACGGCTGCTGCCGATCTACCCCGCCTGCAAACAGCTCGACTCCTGGCGGATCGCCAAGGCCGTCGACGCCGTACTGCCCAGCGCGCGGGACGCGGTGGACCCGCTGCCCGCCTCCCTGCGCGAGGGCCGGGGCTTCACCTCACTGCCCGAGGCGCTGCTGAAGGCGCACCGCCCGCAGACGAAGGCGGACGTCGAGGACGCCAGGGCCCGGCTCAAGTGGGACGAGGCGTTCGTCCTCCAGGTCGCCCTGGCCCGCCGCCGGTACGCCGACACCCAACTGCCCGCCGCCGCCCGCCGCCCCGTCGTGGACGGCCTGCTGGACGCCTTCGACGCCAAGCTGCCCTTCACCCTCACCGAGGGCCAGCAGAAGGTCAGCAAGGAGATCTTCGACGACCTGGCCACCGAGCACCCGATGCACCGCCTCCTCCAGGGAGAGGTCGGCTCCGGGAAGACGCTGGTGGCCCTGCGCGCCATGCTCACCGTGGTCGACGCCGGCGGCCAGGCCGCGATGCTCGCCCCCACCGAGGTCCTCGCCCAGCAGCACCACCGCTCGATCACCGAGATGATGGGCGAGCTGGCCGGCAATTGGGGGCTGTGGCGCGAAGCGCCTCTCGATGAGGGGCGGCGGTCGGGCGACGGGCGGGCGCTCGGCGGCTCCGACCGGGGCACCAAGGTCGTCCTGCTCACGGGCTCCATGGGGATGGCGGCCCGCCGTCAGGCCCTGCTCGACCTGGTCACCGGCGAGGCGGGCATCGTCATCGGCACCCACGCGCTGATCGAGGACAAGGTCCAGTTCCACGACCTCGGCCTCGTCGTGGTCGACGAGCAGCACCGCTTCGGCGTGGAACAGCGCGACGCCCTCCGTTCCAAGGGCAAGCAGCCGCCCCACCTCCTCGTCATGACCGCCACCCCCATCCCCCGTACGGTCGCGATGACGGTCTTCGGCGACCTGGAGACCTCCGTCCTGGACCAGCTCCCGGCCGGCCGCTCCCCGATCGCCAGCCACGTCGTCCCCGCCAAGGACAAGCCGCACTTCCTCAGCCGTGCCTGGGAACGCGTCCGCGAGGAGGTGGAGAAGGGCCACCAGGCGTATGTGGTCTGCCCCCGTATCGGCGACGACGCGGAAGAGGCGGAGGGGAAGGAAGGGAAGAAGGCGAAGGCCAAGAAGCAGGCCGCCGACGAGGCCCCCGAGAAGCGGCCGCCGCTCGCCGTGCTGGAGATCGCCGACGAACTGCGCAAGGGCGCGCTGGCCGGACTGGGCGTCGAGGTGCTGCACGGGAGGATGCACCCCGACGAGAAGGACGACGTCATGCGCCGCTTCGCCGCCGGGGACGTCGACGTCCTGGTCGCCACCACCGTCATCGAGGTCGGGGTCAACGTCCCCAACGCCACCGCCATGGTGATCATGGACGCCGACCGCTTCGGCGTCTCCCAGCTCCACCAGCTCCGCGGCCGCGTCGGCCGTGGCTCCGCCCCCGGGCTCTGCCTGCTGGTCAGCGAGGCCCACGAGGCGAGCCCCGCCCGCGCCCGGCTCTCCGCCGTCGCCGCCACCCTCGACGGCTTCGAGCTCTCCCGCATCGACCTCGAGCAGCGCCGCGAGGGCGATGTGCTGGGCCAGGCCCAGTCCGGAGTGCGCTCATCGCTGCGGATGCTCACCGTCATCGACGACGAGGAGGTGATCGTCGCAGCCCGGGAGGAGGCCGTCGCGGTCGTCGCCGCCGACCCCGAGCTGGAACACCTGCCGGAGCTGCGCACGGTGCTGGCAGCCCTCCTCGACAAGGACCGCGAGGAGTATCTGGACAAGGGGTGA
- a CDS encoding thiamine-phosphate kinase, producing MKGTVGELGEFGLIRELTSRLTTTPAVRLGPGDDAAVVAAPDRRVVASTDILLEGRHFRRDWSTAYDVGRKAAAQNLADIAAMGAVPTALLLGLVVPADLPVTWAAELMDGLRDECQVAGAAVVGGDVVGGDTITVAITALGDLRNHEPVTRGGARPGDVVAVTGWLGWSAAGYAVLSRGFRSPRAFVEAHRRPEPPYHAGPAAAGLGATAMTDVSDGLVADLGHIAESSKVRIDLRSGLIDIPSQMSDIGQAVGVDPLQWVLTGGEDHAIVATFPPDVKLPARWKVIGEVLNPSALPQVTVDGAPWTSKGGWDHFGSIEDTPPRA from the coding sequence GTGAAGGGAACCGTGGGCGAGTTGGGGGAGTTCGGGCTCATCAGAGAGCTCACGTCCCGGCTCACCACCACTCCGGCGGTACGGCTGGGGCCCGGCGACGACGCCGCGGTCGTGGCCGCCCCCGACCGCAGGGTCGTGGCCAGTACGGACATCCTGCTGGAAGGCCGGCACTTCCGGCGTGACTGGTCGACGGCGTACGACGTCGGCCGCAAGGCCGCCGCCCAGAACCTCGCCGACATCGCGGCCATGGGCGCCGTGCCCACCGCGCTGCTCCTCGGCCTCGTCGTCCCCGCCGACCTCCCCGTCACCTGGGCCGCCGAACTGATGGACGGGCTGCGCGACGAGTGCCAGGTGGCGGGCGCCGCCGTGGTCGGCGGCGACGTGGTCGGCGGCGACACGATCACCGTCGCGATCACCGCCCTCGGTGACCTGCGCAACCATGAACCGGTCACCCGCGGCGGCGCCCGCCCCGGCGACGTCGTCGCGGTCACCGGCTGGCTCGGCTGGTCCGCCGCCGGGTACGCCGTGCTCTCCCGCGGCTTCCGCTCGCCCCGCGCCTTCGTCGAGGCCCACCGCCGCCCCGAACCGCCGTACCACGCGGGCCCCGCCGCCGCCGGGCTCGGCGCCACCGCGATGACCGACGTCAGCGACGGTCTCGTCGCGGACCTCGGGCACATCGCGGAGTCCAGCAAGGTCCGCATCGACCTGCGCTCCGGCCTCATCGACATCCCCTCGCAGATGTCCGACATCGGCCAGGCCGTAGGCGTCGACCCGCTCCAGTGGGTGCTGACCGGGGGAGAGGACCACGCCATCGTGGCGACCTTCCCGCCGGACGTGAAGCTGCCCGCCCGCTGGAAGGTGATCGGCGAGGTCCTCAACCCCTCAGCCCTGCCCCAGGTCACGGTCGACGGCGCGCCCTGGACCAGCAAGGGCGGCTGGGACCACTTCGGCTCCATCGAGGACACCCCGCCCCGCGCGTGA
- a CDS encoding Lrp/AsnC family transcriptional regulator, translating into MVQAYILIQTEVGKASIVAETISKIPGVIQAEDVTGPYDVIVRAQADTVDELGRMVVAKVQQVDGITRTLTCPVVHL; encoded by the coding sequence GTGGTACAGGCGTACATCCTCATCCAGACCGAGGTGGGCAAGGCGTCGATCGTCGCCGAGACCATTTCCAAGATCCCGGGAGTCATCCAGGCAGAGGACGTCACCGGTCCGTACGACGTGATCGTGCGGGCCCAAGCCGACACCGTCGACGAACTCGGCCGCATGGTGGTCGCCAAGGTGCAGCAGGTGGACGGCATCACACGAACCCTGACCTGCCCGGTCGTCCACCTCTGA
- a CDS encoding lysophospholipid acyltransferase family protein produces the protein MSRRRIGFWYRLAAVIAKPPLVVLFKRDWRGMEHIPADGGFITAVNHNSYLDPLSYGHFQYNTGRVPRLLAKAGLFRTPFVGMMLRGTGQIPVYRETTNALDAFRAAVDAIERGECVAFYPEGTLTRDPDMWPMAGKTGAARVALMTKAPVIPVAQWGANLAVPPYAKENKFRLFPRKTLQVQAGPPVDLSRFYGLEPTPEVLREATEVIMAAVTRELEDLRGEKAPAELYDHRKARAEQRRRAQGKGPT, from the coding sequence GTGTCCCGCCGCAGAATCGGCTTCTGGTACCGCCTGGCGGCGGTCATCGCCAAGCCGCCATTGGTGGTTCTGTTCAAGCGCGACTGGCGGGGGATGGAACACATTCCGGCCGACGGCGGATTCATCACCGCCGTCAATCACAACTCCTATCTGGACCCGCTCTCCTACGGCCACTTCCAGTACAACACCGGGCGGGTGCCGAGGCTCCTGGCGAAGGCAGGCCTCTTCCGCACCCCGTTCGTCGGGATGATGCTGCGCGGCACCGGCCAGATCCCCGTCTACCGCGAGACCACCAACGCCCTGGACGCCTTCCGGGCCGCCGTGGATGCCATCGAGCGCGGCGAGTGCGTCGCCTTTTACCCCGAAGGCACCCTCACCCGCGACCCCGACATGTGGCCGATGGCCGGCAAGACCGGGGCCGCCCGGGTCGCCCTGATGACCAAGGCGCCCGTGATCCCCGTCGCCCAGTGGGGCGCCAACCTCGCGGTGCCGCCCTACGCCAAGGAGAACAAGTTCCGGCTGTTCCCCCGCAAGACGCTCCAGGTGCAGGCCGGACCGCCCGTCGACCTCAGCCGCTTCTACGGACTGGAGCCGACCCCCGAGGTGCTCCGCGAGGCGACCGAGGTCATCATGGCGGCGGTCACCCGGGAGCTGGAGGACCTGCGCGGCGAGAAAGCGCCCGCCGAGCTCTACGATCACCGCAAAGCCCGTGCTGAACAACGGCGCAGGGCCCAGGGAAAGGGACCCACGTGA
- a CDS encoding D-alanine--D-alanine ligase family protein → MSSENLPQSPERAESPVPQRRKPRVAVVFGGRSSEHGISVVTAGAVMKAIDRTKYDVLPIGITTDGRWALTADEPERMAITDRKVPDVDGLTESAEGSVVLSVDPGSREVLYSEPGSVPKALGEVDVVFPVLHGPYGEDGTLQGLLELSGVPYVGAGVLASAVGQDKEYMKRVFLSFGLPVGPYEVVRPREWDNDPAAARERIVDFAGEHGWPLFVKPARGGSSMGITKVDSVEGLDEAIEEARRHDPKFLVESLLRGREIECGVLEFEDGPRASVPAEIPPVTSHDFYDFEAKYIDSAAGLVPAPLTEEQTAEVRRLAVAAFDAVSCEGLVRADFFLTEDGSFVINEINTLPGFTPISMYPRMWQESGVSYPELVDRLIQAALSRSTGLR, encoded by the coding sequence ATGAGCAGCGAGAACCTCCCCCAGAGCCCTGAGCGCGCCGAGAGCCCTGTGCCGCAGCGCCGCAAGCCCCGCGTGGCTGTCGTGTTCGGCGGCCGCAGCTCCGAACACGGCATCTCGGTCGTCACGGCCGGCGCCGTCATGAAGGCCATCGACCGGACCAAGTACGACGTCCTGCCGATCGGCATCACGACGGACGGCCGCTGGGCGCTCACCGCCGACGAGCCCGAACGCATGGCCATCACCGACCGCAAGGTCCCCGACGTGGACGGGCTCACCGAGTCCGCCGAGGGCAGCGTCGTGCTCTCCGTGGACCCCGGCAGCCGTGAGGTCCTCTACAGCGAACCCGGCTCCGTGCCCAAGGCGCTGGGCGAGGTCGACGTCGTCTTCCCCGTGCTGCACGGCCCGTACGGGGAGGACGGCACCCTCCAGGGACTCCTCGAACTCTCCGGTGTGCCCTACGTCGGCGCGGGTGTCCTCGCCTCCGCCGTCGGCCAGGACAAGGAGTACATGAAGCGCGTCTTCCTCTCCTTCGGGCTGCCGGTCGGACCGTACGAGGTCGTCCGCCCCCGCGAGTGGGACAACGACCCCGCGGCCGCCCGCGAGCGGATCGTGGACTTCGCCGGCGAGCACGGCTGGCCGCTGTTCGTCAAGCCCGCCCGCGGCGGCTCCTCGATGGGCATCACCAAGGTCGACTCCGTCGAAGGACTCGACGAGGCGATCGAGGAGGCCCGCCGCCACGACCCGAAGTTCCTCGTCGAGTCGCTGCTGCGCGGCCGCGAGATCGAGTGCGGGGTGCTGGAGTTCGAGGACGGCCCGCGCGCCAGCGTGCCCGCCGAGATCCCGCCGGTCACCTCGCACGACTTCTACGACTTCGAGGCCAAGTACATCGACTCGGCCGCCGGGCTCGTGCCCGCACCGCTCACCGAGGAGCAGACCGCCGAGGTGCGGCGCCTCGCCGTCGCGGCCTTCGACGCCGTCTCCTGCGAGGGCCTGGTGCGCGCCGACTTCTTCCTCACCGAGGACGGCTCCTTCGTCATCAACGAGATCAACACCCTGCCGGGCTTCACCCCGATCTCCATGTACCCGCGCATGTGGCAGGAGAGCGGCGTCAGCTACCCGGAGCTGGTCGACCGGCTGATCCAGGCCGCGTTGAGCCGCTCCACCGGACTGCGCTGA
- a CDS encoding NAD(P)H-dependent glycerol-3-phosphate dehydrogenase — MTHPVKAAVFGTGSWGTAFAVILADAGCEVTLWGRRAEVAETINTTRTNPDYLPGIALPDSIRATTDAAEALRGAEFAFLVVPSQTLRANLADWAPHLEPDTVLVSLMKGVELGSAELMSEVIADVTKVSADRIAVVSGPNLAKEIAERRPAAAVVACADESVAQRLQAACHTSYFRPYTNTDVVGCELGGAVKNVIGLAVGIADGMGLGDNTKGSLITRGLAETTRLGLAMGADPLTFSGLAGLGDLVATCSSPLSRNHTFGTNLGRGMTLQETIAVTKQTAEGVKSCESVLDLARRHGVDMPITETVVSIVHEGKSPVVAVKELMSRSAKAERR, encoded by the coding sequence GTGACGCACCCCGTAAAAGCAGCCGTCTTCGGAACCGGCTCATGGGGTACGGCCTTCGCCGTGATCCTCGCCGACGCGGGCTGCGAGGTCACCCTCTGGGGGCGCCGCGCCGAGGTCGCCGAGACCATCAACACCACCCGCACCAACCCGGACTACCTCCCGGGCATCGCGCTCCCCGACTCCATCCGCGCCACCACCGACGCCGCCGAGGCCCTGCGCGGCGCGGAGTTCGCGTTTCTCGTCGTGCCCTCCCAGACGCTGCGGGCCAACCTCGCCGACTGGGCCCCGCACCTGGAGCCCGACACCGTCCTGGTCTCCCTGATGAAGGGCGTGGAGCTGGGCTCCGCCGAGCTGATGAGCGAGGTGATCGCGGACGTCACCAAGGTCTCCGCCGACCGCATCGCCGTCGTGTCGGGACCCAACCTGGCCAAGGAGATCGCCGAGCGACGCCCCGCCGCGGCCGTCGTCGCCTGCGCCGACGAGTCCGTCGCCCAGCGCCTCCAGGCCGCCTGCCACACCTCGTACTTCCGGCCCTACACCAACACCGACGTGGTCGGCTGCGAGCTCGGCGGCGCCGTGAAGAACGTCATCGGCCTCGCCGTCGGCATCGCGGACGGCATGGGCCTCGGCGACAACACCAAGGGCTCCCTCATCACCCGGGGCCTCGCCGAGACCACCCGACTGGGTCTGGCCATGGGCGCGGACCCGTTGACGTTCTCCGGACTCGCGGGCCTGGGCGACCTGGTGGCCACCTGCTCCTCGCCGCTCTCGCGCAACCACACCTTCGGCACCAACCTCGGCCGTGGCATGACGCTCCAGGAGACGATCGCCGTCACCAAGCAGACCGCCGAGGGCGTCAAGTCCTGCGAATCGGTCCTCGACCTGGCCCGCCGGCACGGGGTCGACATGCCCATCACCGAGACCGTCGTCTCGATCGTCCACGAGGGCAAGTCCCCGGTCGTCGCCGTGAAGGAGCTGATGTCGCGGAGCGCCAAGGCCGAGCGACGCTGA
- the cofC gene encoding 2-phospho-L-lactate guanylyltransferase has protein sequence MTRTEGEIATNTDPAGPWSLVVPLKPLARAKSRLGQAAGQDARPRLALAFAQDTVAAALACSLVRDVVVVTDDAVAAAALSALGARIVPDVPGAGLNAALAHGAHSVRTLRPAAAVAALNADLPALRADELARVLDFASAFPSAFLRDAAGIGTTFLAAAGGAEFRPAFGGPSGARHLASGAVEIALSGVDSVRRDVDTGEDLRVALALGVGSHTARIAASGALSRDR, from the coding sequence CTGACGCGTACGGAGGGGGAGATCGCCACGAACACCGATCCGGCCGGGCCCTGGTCCCTGGTCGTTCCGCTGAAGCCGCTCGCACGGGCCAAGAGCCGCCTGGGGCAAGCGGCGGGGCAGGATGCGCGGCCCCGGCTGGCCCTGGCGTTCGCCCAGGACACGGTGGCCGCGGCGCTGGCCTGTTCCCTGGTCCGGGATGTGGTGGTCGTCACGGACGATGCCGTGGCCGCGGCGGCTCTTTCGGCGCTCGGGGCGCGGATCGTGCCGGACGTTCCGGGGGCCGGGCTCAACGCCGCGCTCGCGCACGGCGCACACTCCGTGCGGACCCTGCGGCCCGCCGCCGCGGTGGCCGCGCTCAACGCGGATCTGCCGGCACTGCGCGCCGACGAATTGGCGCGGGTGCTCGATTTTGCTTCCGCTTTTCCCAGCGCTTTTCTCCGGGACGCGGCGGGAATCGGAACGACATTTCTGGCCGCCGCGGGAGGTGCGGAATTCCGTCCTGCTTTCGGTGGTCCGTCCGGGGCCCGGCACCTGGCGTCGGGGGCGGTGGAAATAGCGCTGTCCGGCGTCGACTCGGTGCGCCGGGACGTGGATACGGGCGAGGATCTGCGGGTCGCCCTGGCCCTGGGGGTGGGGTCGCACACGGCGCGGATCGCGGCCTCGGGCGCCCTGTCCCGTGACCGATAG
- the thiD gene encoding bifunctional hydroxymethylpyrimidine kinase/phosphomethylpyrimidine kinase — MPIRTAVPPRVLTVAGSDSGGGAGIQADLKTMLALGVHGMSVLTAVTAQNSLGVQGAWELPVDAVRAQYRSVVDDIGVQAVKTGMLSSATLVETVAELLATTDAPVVVDPVGVSKHGDALLAAEALDSVRTKLLPVATVATPNLDEVAQLTGVTVTDESGMRRAAEEILAFGPRWVVIKGGHLPGEAVDLLTDGSAEHWLRAPRHDNRHTHGTGCTLASAIASGLALGKDVPTAVRDAKTYVTGAIEAGFPLGGGIGPVDHGWRTRPAADPAS, encoded by the coding sequence ATGCCCATACGTACCGCTGTACCGCCCCGCGTGCTCACCGTCGCCGGATCAGACTCCGGCGGCGGTGCGGGGATCCAGGCCGATCTGAAGACGATGCTCGCGCTCGGCGTGCACGGCATGAGCGTGCTTACCGCTGTCACCGCACAGAACTCCCTCGGCGTCCAGGGCGCGTGGGAGCTTCCGGTGGACGCCGTACGCGCCCAGTACCGCAGCGTCGTCGACGACATCGGCGTCCAGGCCGTGAAGACCGGAATGCTCTCCTCCGCCACCCTCGTGGAGACCGTCGCCGAACTCCTCGCCACCACCGACGCCCCCGTCGTCGTCGACCCGGTCGGCGTCTCCAAGCACGGCGACGCGCTGCTCGCCGCCGAGGCCCTCGATTCCGTACGGACGAAGCTGCTGCCCGTCGCCACCGTCGCCACCCCGAACCTCGACGAAGTGGCCCAGCTCACCGGGGTCACGGTCACCGACGAGAGCGGGATGCGCCGGGCCGCTGAGGAGATCCTCGCCTTCGGGCCGCGCTGGGTCGTGATCAAGGGCGGCCACCTGCCCGGTGAGGCGGTGGACCTGCTCACCGACGGGAGCGCGGAACACTGGCTGCGCGCCCCCCGGCACGACAACCGCCACACCCACGGCACCGGCTGCACCCTGGCCTCGGCCATCGCCTCCGGGCTCGCGCTCGGTAAGGACGTGCCCACGGCGGTACGGGACGCGAAGACGTACGTCACCGGCGCGATCGAGGCCGGCTTCCCGCTCGGCGGCGGAATCGGCCCCGTCGACCACGGCTGGCGGACCCGCCCGGCTGCCGATCCGGCTTCCTGA
- a CDS encoding DUF3515 domain-containing protein yields MTSSARRSRRSIFLGPSAAVLVLAAAGCSLSDAGPSIAVPTPSSEAAAYCEALHEELPKTVLELERSDPSPDSELTAGWGDGAIVLRCGVARPAKMDDPQSQGVEADGVQWMLEEPEDSGPRFTTTYRKAYVEVTLDSTYAHDITPLAAFAGPVSKTVPSKF; encoded by the coding sequence GTGACGTCATCCGCCCGCCGTTCCCGCCGCTCGATATTCCTCGGTCCGTCCGCTGCCGTGCTCGTGCTGGCCGCGGCGGGCTGTTCTCTCAGCGACGCGGGGCCCTCGATCGCGGTTCCCACGCCGTCCTCGGAGGCCGCCGCGTACTGCGAGGCCCTGCACGAGGAGCTGCCGAAGACCGTCCTCGAACTGGAACGCAGCGACCCCTCCCCGGATTCGGAGCTGACCGCCGGCTGGGGGGACGGGGCGATCGTACTGCGCTGCGGGGTCGCCCGGCCCGCCAAGATGGACGACCCTCAGTCACAGGGCGTCGAGGCGGACGGTGTGCAGTGGATGCTGGAGGAGCCCGAGGACTCCGGTCCGCGGTTCACCACCACGTACCGCAAGGCGTACGTCGAGGTCACGCTGGACTCGACGTACGCCCACGACATCACGCCGCTGGCCGCGTTCGCCGGCCCGGTCTCGAAGACGGTACCGAGCAAGTTCTGA